TCTCCCGACTCATTTTCTGGCGGAAGTCATCGCTGCTCTTTGGGGCGGGAGCCACTCCCACGACGGCAAACTCTTTAGGTAACAGGTTACTTTGTGCTAAGTTGTAAAGTGCTGGAATTAACTTGCGCTTGGTCAAATCTCCAGCAGCGCCAAAGATTACCATTACGCAGGGGTCACCGCGCCGATCCAGCCGTTCATCAGTCATGTTCATTGTTTTTACCCCGTCATGGCTTGATCTTTCTCAATGCTTAGCCTTAACACGCTTCTCATCTGCCTTTATGCTCTATGTGCCCGCCGAACTTTTGCCGCATCGCTGACAGAACCTTCTCGGCAAAAGTGTGTTCCTGGCGCGAGCGGAAGCGGGTGTAGAGTGAAGCCGACAGCACATCGGCAGGCACGGCTGACTCTATCGCTGCCATAATTGTCCAACGCCCTTCGCCAGAGTCCTGCACAAAGCCTGTATAATCGGAAAGAGTTGGGTTTTCGGCTAGAGCCATCGCCGCTAGGTCTAGTAGCCACGAGCCCACAACGCTGCCTCGACGCCAGACTTCGGCAATGTCTGCCACATTAAGGTCATAGCGGTAAGCCTCGGACAGTTCTTGCGAGTTGGCATTACGGAAGATATCGAAGCCTTCGGCGTAGGCTTGCATCAGGGCATACTCAATGCCGTTGTGAACCATCTTGACAAAATGTCCAGCACCGCTTGAACCACAGTGCAGGTAGCCAGCCTCTGCAGTGCTGCTCAGTTTTTCGCGTCCCGGCGTGCGGGGAATGTCACCCCGTCCAGGAGCAATAGTTTTGAAAATCGGATCTAGATGTTCAACACTCCCTTTTCCGCCACCAATCATTAGGCAGTAACCTCGTTCTAATCCCCACACTCCGCCACTGGTTCCCACATCGACATAGTTGATGCCCATATCTTGCAGAATCTTGGCACGGCGCACATCGTCTTTGTAGTAAGAATTGCCACCATCAATGATGATATCACCTGGCTCCATCTTCTGTGCTAGCTCGATGACGATTTGCTCTGTCGCGTCACCGGCTGGCACCATTACCCAAGCTACACGGGGTTTAGTCAATTGATTGACAAAATCGTCCAGGGAAGTTGTCCCTTGTGCCCCTTCACTTTCTAACTGCTTCACTTTATCGGGTGTCCGGTTGTATACGATACACTCGTGTCCGTCTCGTAGCAGTCGCCGGACTATATTTGCGCCCATGCGCCCCAGACCAATCATGCCTAGTTGCATATTATTTCTCCAATTGAATTGCGTAATTTAGAGCAAAACTTGCTTGATTGCTGTTTGTAGGGTCGTTAAACCTGTTTGTACATCCGAACCCAGATGGACTCGCAAAGCCCGTCGCGATCGCTCTGCCAAAACTTGAAAGTCACCGCGTGCTTGAGCCGCTTTGACTACACCAAAGCTATATTTCTGTCCCGGCACAGGCAAATCAACTGTAGAATCGCAAGTAATTTGCAAAAAGACACCAGTATTCGGTCCACCCTTATAAGCCTGCCCCGTAGAGTGTAAAAAGCGGGGACCGAAGCCCAAACAAGTTGCTACTTGCTTTGCATCGCGAATCGCTTGCCGGATTGCTTGTAGTTGCGCTTGGTGTGGGTCGTTCATCTCAACGTAAGCCAGCAGAGCAAAGTAATCACTAACTTGGATGCGGTCTAGGTGTGCCCGCAAATAGCCAAAGAGTGAGCGATCGCCTGTTGCTTCAAAGAGTGCTGCTGCATTCTTCTGGTCTGTGAACAACTGAATACCATTTTCTGCTAAAATTGGTGTTTCTGCTGGGAATGCACCCGTCTGTTCATACTCGGACGTCAACTGTCGCGTGGCAATTTTGCTCGCTTCTACATCTGGCTGGTTAAAGGCGTTAATCCCAATAATCGATCCTGCAACGGCAGTGGCGATTTCCCAACGGAAAAACTCCTGACCTAATTGATAGGGATCTCGTATTAGGATGCGTACTATCGGCTGCCCTGCTTGTTCCAAGGCATCTACTGCTGCATCCTGGTTCGGATCTGGGTCAGACTCCAGCCTCACGTAGACAAATAAGCGATCGCTGCCGTAGACCAGAGGCTTCCCTAAGGGTTCCTGGTCAATAGGAATCAATCCCTTGCCATC
This genomic interval from Scytonema hofmannii PCC 7110 contains the following:
- the gnd gene encoding phosphogluconate dehydrogenase (NAD(+)-dependent, decarboxylating), with the protein product MQLGMIGLGRMGANIVRRLLRDGHECIVYNRTPDKVKQLESEGAQGTTSLDDFVNQLTKPRVAWVMVPAGDATEQIVIELAQKMEPGDIIIDGGNSYYKDDVRRAKILQDMGINYVDVGTSGGVWGLERGYCLMIGGGKGSVEHLDPIFKTIAPGRGDIPRTPGREKLSSTAEAGYLHCGSSGAGHFVKMVHNGIEYALMQAYAEGFDIFRNANSQELSEAYRYDLNVADIAEVWRRGSVVGSWLLDLAAMALAENPTLSDYTGFVQDSGEGRWTIMAAIESAVPADVLSASLYTRFRSRQEHTFAEKVLSAMRQKFGGHIEHKGR